Proteins from a genomic interval of Paenibacillus sp. FSL R5-0623:
- a CDS encoding bifunctional transcriptional activator/DNA repair enzyme AdaA → MESPDQDRILPKSIDEKYWHAIINNDNSYDGTFFYGVQTTGIFCRPSCKSRAPKAENVLIFQHVEEALVRKFRPCKRCKPTGERVPDQEWIYGITDYIEHHYAEPLTLDVLATVSHGSPYHLHRVFKRITGRTPVQYIQEKRITEARKLLEHTGHTVTDVGRHVGIPNSAYFITVFRKHTGLTPAHYRERHENL, encoded by the coding sequence GATCGCATACTGCCCAAATCTATAGATGAAAAATACTGGCACGCCATCATCAACAACGATAATTCTTATGATGGAACGTTCTTTTACGGTGTGCAGACAACGGGTATCTTTTGCCGACCTTCCTGTAAGTCCAGAGCACCCAAAGCTGAAAATGTGCTGATATTTCAACATGTTGAAGAAGCATTGGTACGAAAGTTCAGACCCTGCAAACGTTGTAAACCTACAGGCGAGCGGGTACCTGATCAGGAGTGGATATACGGAATCACGGATTACATCGAACATCATTACGCCGAACCTCTAACCTTGGATGTCCTTGCCACTGTAAGTCATGGCAGTCCTTATCATCTGCATCGTGTGTTCAAGCGGATTACAGGCCGCACACCGGTTCAATATATTCAGGAAAAAAGAATCACTGAAGCTCGGAAGTTGCTTGAACATACCGGACATACCGTTACCGATGTTGGACGCCATGTCGGTATACCTAACTCAGCTTATTTTATTACTGTATTTCGCAAACACACAGGTCTCACACCTGCACACTACCGCGAAAGGCATGAGAACTTATGA